The following coding sequences lie in one Euhalothece natronophila Z-M001 genomic window:
- a CDS encoding sulfite exporter TauE/SafE family protein encodes MLKRGLSAKQFLPVFWGGVVGIMGGLIGLGGAEFRLPILIRIFHYSTLQAIIINLIVSLVTVIFSLLFRNGIEGLINIANHFPIILNILAGSLLGSYLGVNYATGINEKLLTRIVIIFLVVISFILIGHDLIFNIGDWQLPPLLQIITALIAGIVIGIFSGLLGVAGGELIIPTIILIFAIDIQLAGNLSLAISMPTILMGLFKYNQQDKLKEVKSENNFLILIAIGSVLGAFIGSYFLQYVTSTALYWILGIILLISAFKLAKH; translated from the coding sequence ATGCTGAAACGAGGATTATCTGCTAAACAATTCTTACCCGTTTTTTGGGGAGGAGTTGTAGGGATTATGGGAGGTTTAATTGGTTTAGGCGGCGCTGAATTTCGTTTGCCGATTCTGATTAGAATTTTTCATTATTCCACTCTCCAAGCGATTATTATCAATTTAATTGTAAGCCTTGTAACGGTTATTTTTTCCCTACTATTTCGGAATGGAATTGAGGGATTGATTAATATTGCCAATCACTTCCCTATTATTTTGAATATTCTGGCAGGTTCTTTACTCGGGTCTTATTTAGGTGTCAATTATGCCACTGGAATCAATGAAAAACTATTAACTCGAATAGTTATCATTTTTTTAGTCGTGATTAGTTTCATTTTAATCGGACATGACCTAATTTTTAATATTGGAGACTGGCAACTCCCTCCTTTACTACAGATTATCACGGCTTTAATTGCTGGCATAGTCATTGGCATTTTTAGTGGCTTACTGGGAGTCGCAGGAGGAGAACTCATTATTCCAACGATTATCCTTATTTTTGCCATTGATATTCAATTAGCAGGAAATCTTAGTCTTGCCATTAGTATGCCCACAATTTTAATGGGATTATTTAAGTATAATCAGCAAGATAAATTGAAAGAGGTTAAATCCGAGAATAACTTTCTAATTCTCATTGCAATTGGTTCAGTTTTAGGAGCATTTATCGGTAGTTACTTCTTACAATATGTCACTAGCACAGCCCTCTATTGGATTTTAGGAATTATTCTTTTAATTTCTGCTTTTAAGCTCGCAAAACATTAA
- a CDS encoding class I SAM-dependent methyltransferase, translating into MTNTKRDWNSYYNAIENRPPRRTILTALAGFEESGFAIDLGCGTGRDTEELLTQNWTVLAIDQETETIQRLQAKFEDHPQLTTQVSSFEDLKFPQAVDLINASFTLPFCSPVAFPRVWETIFNSLKKGGRFCGHLFGDRDSWRDKPFIHCQTRFQVETLLKPYKIELLEEEEHSGQTPLGEARDWHIFHIVAQKNE; encoded by the coding sequence ATGACTAATACAAAGCGAGATTGGAATAGCTACTATAATGCCATTGAAAATCGCCCTCCCAGACGAACCATTTTAACTGCTTTGGCTGGTTTTGAAGAAAGTGGTTTTGCGATTGATTTGGGTTGCGGAACGGGGAGAGATACAGAAGAATTATTAACACAAAATTGGACAGTTTTAGCTATTGATCAAGAAACAGAGACAATTCAAAGGCTACAAGCCAAATTTGAGGATCATCCTCAACTAACTACCCAAGTTTCTAGTTTTGAAGACTTAAAATTTCCGCAAGCAGTTGATTTGATTAATGCTAGCTTCACTTTACCCTTTTGTTCTCCAGTTGCTTTTCCAAGGGTTTGGGAAACTATTTTTAACTCATTGAAAAAGGGAGGAAGATTTTGTGGACATTTATTCGGCGATCGCGATTCTTGGCGAGACAAACCTTTTATTCATTGTCAAACTCGTTTTCAAGTAGAGACTTTACTCAAGCCTTACAAAATTGAATTACTTGAAGAAGAAGAACACAGTGGTCAAACGCCTTTAGGTGAAGCAAGAGACTGGCATATTTTTCATATTGTAGCCCAGAAAAATGAATGA
- a CDS encoding Uma2 family endonuclease, which yields MVKAQSSQQESHFVTPPLESGDHLTRDQFERRYHAMPHLKKAELIEGVVYVPSPLRFEPHAEPHGDLMTWLGTYKAMTPGTRLGDNPTVRLDLDNEPQPDAVLLIEETAGGQSRLDEDGYIEGAPELVVEVAASSSANDLYEKKKVYRRNGVREYLVWQVLDQKLNWFVLTDGDYRSLEPDRAGIIRSEVFPGLWLAVASLLNGDMARVLAVLKEGLNSSQHSEFLK from the coding sequence ATGGTTAAAGCGCAATCATCCCAACAAGAGAGTCATTTTGTAACACCTCCTCTCGAAAGCGGCGATCATCTTACTCGTGATCAGTTTGAACGTCGTTACCATGCCATGCCACATCTAAAAAAAGCAGAACTCATTGAAGGAGTTGTTTACGTGCCCTCCCCTCTACGGTTTGAACCTCATGCTGAACCTCACGGTGATTTGATGACTTGGTTGGGAACTTACAAAGCAATGACACCAGGAACGAGATTAGGTGATAATCCCACCGTTCGCCTAGATTTAGACAATGAACCTCAGCCTGATGCTGTTTTACTCATTGAGGAAACTGCAGGGGGGCAATCTCGCCTTGATGAAGATGGTTATATTGAAGGCGCACCGGAATTAGTGGTGGAAGTGGCTGCCAGTAGTAGCGCCAATGATTTGTATGAAAAAAAGAAGGTTTACCGTCGCAACGGGGTTCGGGAATATCTCGTTTGGCAGGTATTGGATCAAAAATTAAATTGGTTTGTTCTCACCGATGGTGATTATCGTTCCCTTGAACCCGATCGCGCTGGAATTATTCGCAGTGAGGTGTTCCCTGGATTGTGGTTAGCAGTTGCATCCCTGCTAAATGGCGATATGGCAAGAGTTTTGGCAGTCTTAAAAGAAGGTTTGAACTCCTCGCAACATTCAGAATTTCTCAAGTAA
- the modB gene encoding molybdate ABC transporter permease subunit has protein sequence MNDLSPIWISLNTALVATVITFILGILMAWWMLKYQGRFKGFLESILTAPLVLPPTVVGFLLLLLLGRNSPLGQLLNYFGIRIIFSWYATVIASTVVAFPLMYKTAFGAFQQIDRNLIACARTLGASEWTIFLRIILPLAQSGLIAGTLLSFARALGEFGATLMVAGSVPGETQTMPIAIFLAAEGGDMDRAFILVLIILVISLGVITAVNYWTKDNQDYRTHNFLNPLFSRLSNSAASKRKPSFHSPLPETEIKLVVAIEKQLSDLNLNVSFTSNQIPMGLLGASGAGKSTILRCIAGLETPDRGTIILNGKILFDSERGINLPPRDRACGFLFQNYALFPHLTVTENIAFAVAKGTTNRQIKQVVEKELIAVNLQGMGNRYPEELSGGQQQRVALARAKINQPEILLLDEPFSALDTYLRDQQEKLLRQNLSSYQGVTLFITHNLEEAYRVCPHLLVIDQGKVIANDSKQNIFEHPPNYQTAQLTGCKNFSRAVKLSPTKIQALDWNCSLEVLEPIPDTLEYVAIRAHHLNFSATEETNTIPCWVATLSETQHRVTLYLKLNQPATHPEDYHLQAEIFKEKWQELKASPFPWQVQLPPLRIILLNRFP, from the coding sequence ATGAATGATTTAAGTCCAATTTGGATATCGCTAAATACAGCTTTAGTTGCAACTGTCATTACCTTTATCTTAGGTATTTTAATGGCATGGTGGATGCTAAAATACCAAGGAAGATTCAAAGGATTCTTAGAAAGTATCTTAACTGCCCCTTTAGTCTTACCGCCAACTGTAGTGGGCTTTTTATTATTATTGTTACTAGGAAGAAATAGCCCTCTTGGTCAACTTCTAAATTACTTCGGGATTAGAATTATTTTCTCTTGGTATGCAACAGTGATTGCTTCGACTGTGGTGGCTTTTCCCCTGATGTATAAAACAGCTTTTGGGGCATTTCAACAAATTGATCGCAATTTAATTGCTTGTGCTAGAACGCTTGGTGCTTCAGAATGGACAATTTTTTTACGAATTATTCTCCCTTTAGCCCAATCAGGATTAATTGCTGGAACTTTACTTAGTTTTGCTCGCGCTTTAGGAGAATTTGGGGCAACATTAATGGTAGCTGGATCAGTTCCAGGGGAAACACAAACCATGCCTATTGCTATTTTTTTGGCAGCAGAAGGGGGAGACATGGATCGCGCCTTTATCCTCGTCTTAATTATTTTAGTTATCTCTTTAGGCGTAATTACTGCTGTTAACTATTGGACAAAAGATAATCAAGATTATCGCACTCATAATTTCTTAAATCCTCTCTTTTCAAGATTGTCTAATTCAGCTGCTTCAAAGCGAAAACCAAGTTTTCATTCTCCTTTACCAGAAACCGAAATAAAATTAGTGGTTGCCATTGAAAAACAACTCTCCGATTTAAACTTAAATGTTTCCTTTACCAGTAATCAAATTCCCATGGGATTATTAGGGGCTTCTGGTGCTGGAAAAAGTACGATTTTACGTTGTATTGCTGGCTTAGAAACCCCTGATCGCGGTACAATTATATTAAATGGCAAAATCCTGTTTGATTCCGAAAGAGGAATTAATCTACCGCCGCGCGATCGCGCTTGTGGTTTCTTATTTCAAAACTATGCTTTATTTCCCCATCTTACAGTAACAGAGAACATCGCCTTTGCCGTAGCTAAAGGAACAACTAATCGACAGATTAAACAAGTAGTGGAAAAAGAATTAATTGCCGTTAATCTACAAGGAATGGGGAATCGCTACCCTGAAGAACTTTCTGGCGGGCAACAACAAAGAGTGGCACTAGCGCGGGCAAAAATTAATCAACCAGAAATTCTCTTACTCGATGAACCCTTCTCGGCGTTAGATACTTATCTACGAGATCAACAAGAAAAATTGCTGAGACAAAACTTAAGTTCTTACCAAGGAGTCACCTTATTTATTACTCATAATTTAGAAGAAGCCTATCGGGTTTGCCCTCATTTACTGGTAATTGATCAAGGAAAAGTCATTGCCAATGATTCTAAACAAAATATTTTTGAACATCCTCCCAACTATCAAACCGCACAATTAACAGGTTGTAAAAACTTCTCTCGCGCTGTTAAACTCTCTCCTACCAAAATTCAAGCCTTAGATTGGAATTGTAGTTTAGAAGTCTTAGAACCAATTCCTGATACTTTAGAATATGTTGCTATTCGCGCCCATCATCTCAACTTTTCGGCAACAGAAGAAACTAATACCATTCCCTGTTGGGTAGCAACCCTGAGTGAAACCCAGCACCGTGTCACCTTGTATCTAAAATTAAACCAACCAGCAACACATCCAGAAGACTATCATTTGCAAGCAGAAATTTTTAAAGAGAAATGGCAAGAATTAAAAGCCTCTCCCTTTCCCTGGCAAGTCCAACTACCGCCACTTAGGATAATATTATTGAATCGGTTTCCTTAA
- the modA gene encoding molybdate ABC transporter substrate-binding protein, translating into MKLNQLILMLFLGILSFTLVIGCQPAQTSNQITISASATFQDVLETIKPIYESEYPEKEITYNFGGSGSLQRQIEQGAPVDIFLVADAEKMDSLEEQGLILSETRQDILRNKIALVTASDNNLELTNFNDITQESINLVGLGEAKTIAAGRYTQEILDSLNIADEVYAKAVYGKDVRQIVNYVATGNVEVGMVFQTDAQNANNIKTITTAPEESHSPIICPIAVIKDSQNIELSKEFIEFLTNNQAQTVFEEYGFIPVKSDQLAVTERTND; encoded by the coding sequence ATGAAACTAAATCAGCTAATTCTAATGTTATTTTTGGGCATTTTATCATTTACTTTAGTCATAGGATGTCAACCAGCACAAACAAGCAATCAAATTACAATTTCTGCCTCTGCTACTTTCCAAGATGTTCTGGAAACTATTAAACCTATTTATGAATCAGAATATCCTGAAAAAGAAATTACGTATAACTTTGGTGGTTCTGGTTCTTTACAGCGACAAATTGAACAAGGCGCACCTGTTGATATTTTTCTAGTTGCTGATGCCGAAAAAATGGATAGCTTAGAAGAACAGGGGTTAATTCTTTCAGAAACTAGACAGGATATTTTACGGAATAAAATTGCTTTAGTTACGGCGAGTGATAATAATTTAGAATTAACCAATTTTAATGATATTACGCAAGAAAGTATTAATTTGGTTGGGCTAGGAGAAGCCAAAACTATTGCAGCAGGAAGATATACGCAAGAAATTTTAGACTCATTGAATATTGCTGACGAAGTTTATGCTAAAGCAGTTTATGGTAAAGATGTTCGACAAATTGTGAATTATGTGGCGACAGGTAATGTGGAAGTGGGGATGGTTTTTCAAACTGATGCCCAAAATGCTAATAATATTAAAACCATTACTACAGCACCAGAAGAGAGTCATTCTCCTATTATTTGTCCCATTGCTGTTATAAAAGATAGCCAAAATATAGAACTCAGCAAAGAATTTATTGAATTTTTAACCAATAATCAAGCGCAAACAGTTTTTGAAGAATATGGATTTATCCCAGTCAAGAGTGACCAGTTAGCAGTTACCGAAAGAACAAATGACTAA